The proteins below are encoded in one region of Dasypus novemcinctus isolate mDasNov1 chromosome 13, mDasNov1.1.hap2, whole genome shotgun sequence:
- the LOC139436210 gene encoding cornifin-like codes for MSSQQQKQPCIPPPQSQQQQVKQPSLPPPQEPFVPITKEPGHAKAPQPGTTKFPEPDHSKFPEPGCPNIPQPDQFEIPPPSPSIITPAPGQQKTK; via the coding sequence ATGAGTTCCCAGCAGCAGAAACAGCCCTGCATCCCACCCCCTCAGTCTCAGCAGCAACAGGTGAAACAGCCTAGCCTGCCTCCACCTCAAGAACCATTTGTTCCCATAACCAAGGAACCAGGCCACGCCAAGGCCCCACAACCTGGTACCACCAAGTTTCCTGAGCCAGACCACTCCAAGTTTCCTGAGCCAGGCTGCCCCAACATCCCACAGCCAGACCAATTCGAGATCCCACCACCAAGTCCCTCAATAATCACTCCAGCTCCAGGCCAGCAGAAGACCAAATAG